The DNA sequence AGGTGGCGTCGAAGTTGCCCTCGGTGGAGTACATCCCTTTGTCGGGGAAGAGGTCGTGCACACGGTTCGCCGCGGTCACCGAACCCACGTAGGGGTGCCACGCCACACCATCGACATAACGGCTCACCATCGGATTCTCGAGCTCATTGATCACACGGCCCCAGAGGTTGAAGTTGTGGTCGAGGATCCAGATCTTCGTTGGGATCTTCTTCTGCTCCAGAGCCGGTCCGAGATGCTGGCTGACAAAGACGATCTCGTGCTCCTGTGCCCACAAGCACGCCGGCATGCGCCCGTCCTGGTCGGTATCGGTCTCGTTCTGCGACGTGATGGCGTCCACCGGCACCCCTTCGGCCTGATAGCCCTCCAGGAACTTCACCAGGTACTGTGCGTAGACGGGAAAGTTCTTCGGCTTTAGGGATCCGCCCAGCATCGTTCCGTTGGCCTTCATCCATCCCGGCGGGCTCCATGGAGAGGCCAGCAGGTAGAGGCTCGGATTGTATTTGCGCGCTGCGCGCAATTGCGGCAGGATGTAGGCCTTGTCGGGTTCGATGGAGAAGCGCTTCAGTTCGGGGTCCGGTTCGCCCTCGTCGTAGCTGTACATGTGGGTGGCGTAGTCGCTCGCTCCGACGCAAATGCGCGTGACCGTCATGCCCAGTTCCGCCGGATCGTACAGTTCGCGCAGCAGCTTCTCGCGCGTCGTGGGGTCTAGTTGGTTGATCATGTAGGCGGACGCGTCGGTGAGTGCGCCGCCAAAGCCGAGCATCTCCTGGTAGGTCCGGGAGGGGTCGAGTACGACGCTGCCGGCCGTGTTACCCAGCGCCGGCTGCCACTTGAGCGCGGCCTCTTCCGCAAATCTCTTCGTCCCGGCTGTCTGCCGCACCACTATCGTGCCGGCGGGCTGAGCCCAGGCCGGGACCGCTGGGGTGAATGCTGTCAAGCCGGCGGCCGTCCATCCGGCCCATTCCCGGCGCGTCATGCGTTTGGACATCTGGCGAACTCCTTTGCTGGCTGGATCGGAGGGGCCACGCCGCCGCATGGGCGCCGCGGAGCCAGCTATATCCTATCGCTGTTCGCGTCAGATGGAAGGGTGAATTAGACCTGTTTATCTATATATTTGGAATACACAACTAACCTGCCGGGATGAGCGCCCTCTTGTTCCCTTCAGTGTTCTACGGTCTCGGGCGCTCGTGCAGGATCATCCACGACGTTCCGAACTTGTCCCTCAGCATGCCAAAGCGTGTTGCGAAAAACGTCTCCCCCATGGGCATGAAGATCTGGCCACCATCCGAGAGCAGAGCGTAAATGCGTTCGGCCTCTTCCGGGCTGTCCACCGTAAGAGAGAGATAGGCGCTTCGCATGGGTTGGAACCGCTCCGGTGGAACGTCGGAACCCATCAGATCTGTCCCGCCGATGCTCATGCGGGCGTACAGGATGGCGTCCTTTCCTTCGGGCGGCGTATTGCCTCCGTTGGGCCCCTGACCGTGGGTCATCATCATCAGGATTTTGCCGCCGAGGTGCTGCTCGTAGAACCGGAATGCCTCGGCGCAGTTGCCGCCGTAGTTGAGATAGGTGTGTAGTTGCAAGGGGCCAGCTTTCCTTTCGGGCTGTGATGAATCTGAGGATCGCAGAAAATCACGCGAATTTGCGGCCCCCGGTCTCGGCACAGTGTCAAACGGGTGGACCTTACTTTCGAGTCGCGCAGTATCGCAGAATGGTTTTGTGATATTTGTCCTGCTGCCCGGGATGGATGGAACGGGCACGCTATTCAAACCCTTCGTCTCGGCGCTTCCGGCGCATAGGCGAGCGGTGACCGTGAGCTATCCGGCTCATCGCCCACTCAGCTACAGGCAGCTCGCTGACCGAGTGCTCCTTGAATTGCCGAAGGCCGAGCCGTTCATCCTTGTAGCCGAATCGTTCTCGGGTCCAGTTGCTCTCCACGTGGCTGCGCAGGCAATCTCTAACTTCGGACCTATTCACTGCGGATCCGTGCTGTTCGCGGGCGCTCGATTGCCAGGTTGCTCCAGTGGGGCAATGGTGCTTCAACAACGGGCTTGTCAGCGCGAAGCTCACCTATGAGATATGGGAAAGGAGTACGCTGAGCCCCCCTCCCGGGAACAAAAGCTGACAGATCCTGTCTAAAATCCTTGGCGTTGTCGCTCGCCACATCTCCTCCCCACGATGGGCGGATTGAGGGTCTCACAAATTGAAGTCCTCGTATGGATTCCCTTCGGCCATTACGCTGATGCTGATCGGCGCTTCGGTGTGTTCGGCGCAAGGGCGAGTCGATCTCGACGAATCCGACATTCGCGCGCCATTAAGGTTCGCTGCCACGACCATCGCCATACCGGTGCGGAACACCACTGCCCGTGCCGTCGATGCCCAACTACATCTCGAGTGGCTCGATCAGAGGGACGTACGACTCTCGGCCCGGTTGTTACCCGTTTCCATCCCAGTCGGCAAGTCTGACATCAATGCAAAATTCCCTCTGCCGGCTATCCCTTCGAATGCGCAGATCTACCTGCGGCTGCGCTACACACTGGCCCCGGCCAATCCGGACACAAGCGTCTTCTCCACTATGACGGGCACCGTAGCGCTCAGCACCATTGCGCAACACGCCTTCATTCTCCAGTCCGGCAGGCTTGAGTGGGCACGACCCGGCACAAGCTACGTCGTGCGGGTTCAGGCTGTCCAGGCCCATACGCGGAAAGCGGTTCCGGGGGTGCGCTTCGAATCCGTCCTGCAAGTGGACGATCGGCAAATCACACCATCGAATACCCGCAGCGACGCCGAAGGGACCGCTGTGCTGACGTTCTCCATACCTGGCGAAGCACGCAGCCGAGACCGAACCAGTTTGAAGGCCGTCGCACGCCTGGGCGACTTTCGCCAGGAAATCACCCTGCCCGTTACCATCAGAGATCAAGCGTCAGCGCGGATCGAAACGGACAAACGTCTCTATCAACCAGGTCAGACACTGCACATGCGCGCGCTCGTCCTGGATCCGGCTGGCCGCGCGTCCGGGCAGACACCGGTCAGAGTGCAACTCCACGATCCGAAGGGAGAGGCCATCCGGGAGGTGGGCGTGACCACGTCCAAGTTCGGGGTGGTACACCAGGATTTCGACCTCCCTGCCACGGCCGACCTAGGCAGCTATCGCATCTCAGTCAGCACAGAGAAGGGGGCCCGCGTTCTCGCCGATGACTTTGTGAATCTCAGCCGCTATGAGTTGCCCGCGTTTGCGGTGATGGCCAAGGCGAACAGACCTTTCTATTTGCCTGGCCAGGACGCTGTGATCGAGATCTCGGCGACCTATCTCTTCGGTAAGCCTGTGCCCGGCACAAAAGTACGTGTGGAACAGCCACGCACGTCAAACGACCGATCGTTTCGCGTTCCGGTGGCCGAGGGCGAAGCCGATGACTCCGGCCATTTCCTAGCCCACGTCGCGTTGGGTGTCGACCATGCGGAGTTCGAGCGAACCCCCCGGCTTCGCTTTCAAGACCTGCCGTTCGAAGTCTTTTGCTCAGACCCAAGCTCTGGACGCACCGAGCAGCTCCGTCTTGACCTGCGCCTTACTCATGACCCGATTCACGTCTATGTGACGTATGGGGACCGCTCCGCCGGCCCCCTGCCTGTGCCTGTGTACATCAGTACGTGGTACGCCGACGGCACGCCTGCTCAAACCACCGGCGAAGTTCGTCTTGGCGCACAGAGCGCGTCGTTGCGCACCAATCAGTTTGGTGTGGCGAGAGTACTCCTGAGCCCGCACAGCGGGGTGATCGAAGTCAGTGCCTCCGATGCCGCGGGCAAGACGGCCCAGTGGCGGCAGGAGGTCTATTTGGGCGGCGAACCAAGCTTGCGTGTTCGAGCGGGGAAACCAATCTACAGGCAGGGTGAGCCGGTTGCTCTGACCATCGAAGCTCCGGATGCGAGCCTGGATGTTTCGGTCAATGCCATGGCTCAAGGCCGCACTATCGAAAGCCGCCGGGCTCAAGTGAGGAACGGTGTGGCGCACCTTGAGTTCCCCTATCGTCCCGAGTTCCAGCGATTGGTGATCTTCTCCGCGTTTACGGGTGATTGCCGTGTCGGCCACTCCGCCGTGGTATATCCGGATGGCGCCGCTCTGACAGTCACCGCGACACCACGACGTCCGCAATATCGCCCAGGAGAGGATGCATCAGTCGATTTCCAAGTGAGCGCCGCACCCGGGCAGTCTTTACGTAGTGTCCTCGGAGTGGCCGTGGTCGATCAGGCCGTGGCCGAGCGGGTCAGAACGAATGCCGAATTTGGGAGGACCTCGCGGCCGTATCGCGTGGCGCATTCCGAACACACGCCCGGAGGCCTCACCCAGGAGATCCTCTATGAGCTTGACCTATCGCAGGACCTACCTCCGGGCCTCGAACTGGCGGCGGAGGCACTACTGGCAGGCCAACGCGGCGGGCTGGGACTCGGTTCCAGCGTCGATTCCGTCTGGTGGGGCACGTTTCAACCCACAATCGAGAAGCAGTTTGGCCCTGTCGCCGACGCTCTCGATCGTGCTTACGCGAAGAGCTTGGTCGGCCCTCGCGATCGTGCCGAAGTAGGCCTTGTCCTTTCAGCCGATGGCCTCGCTCTGGACGATCTGCAAGATCCCTGGGGCACTCGCTATGCCGTCGAGTTCCTCACTCGACGATCTGAGAACCTCTTGCGCTTCGGGTCCGCGGGTCCGGACAAGGCATTCGGCACCGTGGACGACTTCACAGCCTATGAGGTTCCTCGGCCGCACTTCAGGCCTTACCGCGTTGCCATAGAACACGCGTTCAGGCGCTGGGGCCAATGCCCCAGGGATCTTCCGCAGCTCCGGTCGGCCCTGGCTGGGTTTGGAGTTGTGATCGACAAACTGAGCGACCCCTGGGGCACGGCCTACGAATCAGACATGACGGCTACGCCGTGGATGTCGACACGGTTTCTGGTGTTTCGCAGCGCCGGCCCCGATCGCCGGTTCGGCACCGGAGACGATTTCGAAGTGGATCGGGTAGACGTGCCGTGCCCCGTCCCTCACGAAGCGGCGATTCGGGAAGCGCTCGACCGAGCGGCGACATTCCCGGTGGGGGAAGAACAGTTACGCGGGGAACTTGCCAGCGCGGGTATTAACGCCTCGCAACTCGTCGACCCTTGGGGGCAGCCCTTTCTAGTCACCGTGGAGTTCTCTGAGCGGTTCGCGGATGAGGAACAGCAGCACACTGTGAACTTGTACGGGCGCGGAGACTTGGCGCGGGTCAAGCCGCTCTCCCAGCGTAGCGCCAGCATCCTTCTGCGCAGTGCTGGCGATAGGGCCCTGGCAGACAGAGACACCTCTTTCCGTGCCGCGGTGTTCGAAGGGGTGGTCGATCCGGTGCCGCTCGGAGACCCCGCTGGCTCCGGGGAACTGTGCGGTGTTGTCAGGTCGGAGAGCGGAGCCGTCGTGAGTCGTGCCAACATCAAGCTCGTTCCCGCGGTGAGCAGCCAGTCCGGCCCCGTCTACCGAACCCGCTCCAACGTGCAGGGTGGCTTCTGTGTCCGGGGCGTCAACCCCGGACACTACACTCTCATCGTGGAACGAACCGGGCACCGTCCATATCAGCTGGCCAAAGCGCCTGTCGCCGACGGGTACATCACCGTGATCAATGTGGATCTACAGCCACCCGTCAACACGCGCCTCTTCGCACCGCCTTCCGTCGTTGGTGGGGTGCCCGGAGGCGTCGCGGGTGGCGTGATCTCCGACATTTCCACTCCGCCCGTGCGCAGCTATTTCCCCGAGACTTTGCTGTGGGCTCCTGAAGTTCAAACTGACATCCTGGGCCGGGCCCATGTCGACTTCAAGCTCGCTGACAACATCACTAGTTGGCGGTTGGCGGTAACGGCGTCCACCGAAGATGGCCGAGTCGCACGGGCTGCCGCGGACATCCGCTCTTTTCAGCCGTTCTTTGTCGACCTCAGCCCTCCGCCGATACTCACCGTTGGCGACCGCATCGACCTCCCGGTCTCTGTTCGCAACTACCTCGATCAGATGCAGTCCGTTACCTTGGAGATGCAACCCAACCAGTGGGCCGAGTCTCTGGGTTCGGCCCGGAGCCAGTTCGATGTGCCCGCGAATGACTCGCGACAGCCCGTTTACTCGTTTCGGGCGAAGTCGACGATCGACGATGGACGCTTGCAGGCAACGGCCATCGGTGCCACAAGCAGTGATGCCATTGAGAAACCGGTGCGAGTCCATCTGGACGGGCAGGAATCCACTGAGACTGCCTCGGATCTCGTAGCCGGACAGGTAACGTTACGGTTGGCGGTACCTGCCAAGGCCATTCCGGGCGGCACGCGGGGCGAACTCCGCATCTACCCCAGCCCGCTTGCCGCAATCCGCGATGCGATGACAGGGCTGCTAGCCCGGCCCTATGGTTGTGCCGAACAGACCACTTCCGCGGGTCAGAGCAATCTTGTGGCGTTGCAGTATGCGCGCTCCATCGGATTCCGTGATTCCCGTTTTGAGTCTCAGGCAATCCGCAATCTCGAACTCACTCGCGACCGATTGAAATCCTATCAGGCGCCGGGCGGCGGCTTTAGCTACTGGACTCACGGATCCGCCGATCTGGCGGTCACTGCATATGTGCTGCGATTTCTCACGGAGGCTTCGGCGCTCATCGCCATCGAGCCCAAGCTTATCGAGGCTACGGCAACGTGGCTACTGCATCAGCGCGGCGCTGATGGCCGGTGGGGTGCAGAGGCGGAGCGTTCCTGGGCCACTACGGCTTTGGTCGCCCGTGGGCTCGCGGCCGCCCGGCACCGCTATCCCACTTTGCCCGCCCCGCCATTGGCGGACCTCTATGCGGCAGTTAGCAACTCCGCTTCACCCAGCCCCTACGTCATCGCCCAGATGGCTTTGGCGGCCATGGATACTGGCGACACGATCACTGCCGGGAAGGCCGCCGCGGCGTTGAAGCGGAGCGTCCATGACGACTTCGACGGCAACTACTGGCCGGCGGCCACCGGCATGGCATTCGGCGGCTGGGGCCGCCCCGCCGTGTTGGAGACAACCGCCGCGGCTGTCACGGCGCTCGCCCGCTGGCGCACTACCCATCCGTCCGATACCGCGATAGACCCTTTGATCCGCCGTGGCGTTCTGCACCTGCTGCGTAATCGCGACCGCTATGGAGTCTGGTTCTCCACGCAGGCCACTGTGGCCGTTATGCACGCAATGGTCGCAACTGCTCACCTCACTGGCGGAGCCAATCGTGAGGGCGGCCAGTTGGACCTTGTCGTGAATGGGCGGCCGCTCCGCCGTGTCTCCTTCGAGCGTGGCGATACGGCACGCATTGATATCTCGCGCGACCTTCGCCCCGGTGACAATGAAGTTCGGCTTGCTCCCGCTGCGGGGGCAGGCGCGTTCGTGGCGATTGCGTCTGCGACATACTGGCTTTCCTGGGCCGACGCCGAGCCCCGAAGCTCGCCGGAGTTGCAGTTCCATGTAGCCTACGATCGTACAGATGCTCCCGCCGGAGCAGAAATGGAGTGCCAGGTTTCCGCGCTCCGCACGCAGGGGGGCGGCATGTTGCTTGCGGAGATTGGTCTTCCACCTGGCGCGGAAGTAGATCGCTCGTCCCTGGAGGCAGCGATTCAGAGCCGGCAGGCTCACCTGTACCGCTATGACATCCAACCCGATCGAGTAGTCCTTTACCTGTGGCCATACCGTGAACAGGCATTCGTGCGGTTCACATTCCATGCCCGATTCGGAATGGAGGCAAAAACGCCGCCATCCGTGCTTTACGATTACTACAATCCCGAAGCGATGGCAGAAGTGCCGCCCACCCGGTTCCAGATTCGGTGAGGCTCGGCGGCGACCGGCTCTCACGAGGGCTGAGTTGCCACTGTGCATGCTTCAAATCGTGCCCCACGCCCTGCCAGGCCTGCGCACCCGCGCGATACAATCAGTCCGCAAGCCCAGCCGCCAACACCGGACTCTCGGGTGGGTCCTCGGTGGAGTCTCGCGGCCCTTCGGGCGAGCGGCCTGCAAGCACTCCACGAGGAGGAAAGAGAATCGTGAAAAGCCTGACACAACCCAGTCGCCGGACCTTGCTGAAGGAAGCGCTGGGCGCCTCCGTTGCGCCAGTGATCGTGCCTTTCGCCGTCTTCGGGCAATCGTCGCCGGGCAATAAGGTTACGCTCGCCGTCATCGGCACCGGGAACAATGGCTACGGCATGCTCGAAGAATTCCTGAAGGACGAGCGGGTGCAGGTCGTTGCCGTTTGCGACGTCAACAAGGAGGGCCCCGGCTATTGGGACGGATCGGTGCGCGGCTGGGCTCCGGCTAAGCGGTTGGTGGAGGAAAAAACGGCAAAGAAGGGTTGCACGGCGCTGACCGACTACCGCGACATTCTGCGCCGCGCCGACATCGATGCCGTTTGCATCTCGGTGCCCGATCACTGGCACGCGCGTATCGCCATCGATGCCGCCCGCGCCGGCAAGCAGATCTTCTGTCAGAAACCGCTCTCCCTCACAGTTCACGAGGGCCGGTTGATGGCCAATGAGGCGCAGAAGGCGGGCGTCGTGTGGCAGACCGGCAGTCAGCAGCGGTCCGATCCCAGTTTCCGGCGGGCCTGCGAACTCGTTCGTAACGGACGCATCGGCAAGATACACACGGTGCGCGTAGGACTGCCCGGCGGATGTCCTGACTTCGGCAAGGTCTCCAATCAGACCGCCACCGTCCCAGTGCCCGAGGGCTTCGATTATCCTTTCTGGCTCGGCGCCGCGCCTGAGGTGCCCTATTGCCCGGCGCGTGTCGGCGTGAACTTCCGTTGGAACTTCGATTACTCCGGCGGTCAACTCACCGACTGGGGCGCACACCATATCGACATCGCCCAATGGGGATTGGGCATGGACTACAGCGG is a window from the uncultured Paludibaculum sp. genome containing:
- a CDS encoding glycoside hydrolase family 30 beta sandwich domain-containing protein, whose protein sequence is MSKRMTRREWAGWTAAGLTAFTPAVPAWAQPAGTIVVRQTAGTKRFAEEAALKWQPALGNTAGSVVLDPSRTYQEMLGFGGALTDASAYMINQLDPTTREKLLRELYDPAELGMTVTRICVGASDYATHMYSYDEGEPDPELKRFSIEPDKAYILPQLRAARKYNPSLYLLASPWSPPGWMKANGTMLGGSLKPKNFPVYAQYLVKFLEGYQAEGVPVDAITSQNETDTDQDGRMPACLWAQEHEIVFVSQHLGPALEQKKIPTKIWILDHNFNLWGRVINELENPMVSRYVDGVAWHPYVGSVTAANRVHDLFPDKGMYSTEGNFDATFSIVGPMTFGAGAPGGAGPEPGAAAAESRPHRDRMSAEAIARAGVGAANSVRNWMKCIIVWNLVLDENGKPNIGPFNGPGFLTIDSRTKEITRSGAYWAMKHYTHAARRGSKRFDSQGGAEGIAHVAFTNPDGTKAVVLSNVGAARTIRLQLGGLMTEVMLPAHSVTNLSWT
- a CDS encoding VOC family protein: MQLHTYLNYGGNCAEAFRFYEQHLGGKILMMMTHGQGPNGGNTPPEGKDAILYARMSIGGTDLMGSDVPPERFQPMRSAYLSLTVDSPEEAERIYALLSDGGQIFMPMGETFFATRFGMLRDKFGTSWMILHERPRP
- a CDS encoding MG2 domain-containing protein, which encodes MKSSYGFPSAITLMLIGASVCSAQGRVDLDESDIRAPLRFAATTIAIPVRNTTARAVDAQLHLEWLDQRDVRLSARLLPVSIPVGKSDINAKFPLPAIPSNAQIYLRLRYTLAPANPDTSVFSTMTGTVALSTIAQHAFILQSGRLEWARPGTSYVVRVQAVQAHTRKAVPGVRFESVLQVDDRQITPSNTRSDAEGTAVLTFSIPGEARSRDRTSLKAVARLGDFRQEITLPVTIRDQASARIETDKRLYQPGQTLHMRALVLDPAGRASGQTPVRVQLHDPKGEAIREVGVTTSKFGVVHQDFDLPATADLGSYRISVSTEKGARVLADDFVNLSRYELPAFAVMAKANRPFYLPGQDAVIEISATYLFGKPVPGTKVRVEQPRTSNDRSFRVPVAEGEADDSGHFLAHVALGVDHAEFERTPRLRFQDLPFEVFCSDPSSGRTEQLRLDLRLTHDPIHVYVTYGDRSAGPLPVPVYISTWYADGTPAQTTGEVRLGAQSASLRTNQFGVARVLLSPHSGVIEVSASDAAGKTAQWRQEVYLGGEPSLRVRAGKPIYRQGEPVALTIEAPDASLDVSVNAMAQGRTIESRRAQVRNGVAHLEFPYRPEFQRLVIFSAFTGDCRVGHSAVVYPDGAALTVTATPRRPQYRPGEDASVDFQVSAAPGQSLRSVLGVAVVDQAVAERVRTNAEFGRTSRPYRVAHSEHTPGGLTQEILYELDLSQDLPPGLELAAEALLAGQRGGLGLGSSVDSVWWGTFQPTIEKQFGPVADALDRAYAKSLVGPRDRAEVGLVLSADGLALDDLQDPWGTRYAVEFLTRRSENLLRFGSAGPDKAFGTVDDFTAYEVPRPHFRPYRVAIEHAFRRWGQCPRDLPQLRSALAGFGVVIDKLSDPWGTAYESDMTATPWMSTRFLVFRSAGPDRRFGTGDDFEVDRVDVPCPVPHEAAIREALDRAATFPVGEEQLRGELASAGINASQLVDPWGQPFLVTVEFSERFADEEQQHTVNLYGRGDLARVKPLSQRSASILLRSAGDRALADRDTSFRAAVFEGVVDPVPLGDPAGSGELCGVVRSESGAVVSRANIKLVPAVSSQSGPVYRTRSNVQGGFCVRGVNPGHYTLIVERTGHRPYQLAKAPVADGYITVINVDLQPPVNTRLFAPPSVVGGVPGGVAGGVISDISTPPVRSYFPETLLWAPEVQTDILGRAHVDFKLADNITSWRLAVTASTEDGRVARAAADIRSFQPFFVDLSPPPILTVGDRIDLPVSVRNYLDQMQSVTLEMQPNQWAESLGSARSQFDVPANDSRQPVYSFRAKSTIDDGRLQATAIGATSSDAIEKPVRVHLDGQESTETASDLVAGQVTLRLAVPAKAIPGGTRGELRIYPSPLAAIRDAMTGLLARPYGCAEQTTSAGQSNLVALQYARSIGFRDSRFESQAIRNLELTRDRLKSYQAPGGGFSYWTHGSADLAVTAYVLRFLTEASALIAIEPKLIEATATWLLHQRGADGRWGAEAERSWATTALVARGLAAARHRYPTLPAPPLADLYAAVSNSASPSPYVIAQMALAAMDTGDTITAGKAAAALKRSVHDDFDGNYWPAATGMAFGGWGRPAVLETTAAAVTALARWRTTHPSDTAIDPLIRRGVLHLLRNRDRYGVWFSTQATVAVMHAMVATAHLTGGANREGGQLDLVVNGRPLRRVSFERGDTARIDISRDLRPGDNEVRLAPAAGAGAFVAIASATYWLSWADAEPRSSPELQFHVAYDRTDAPAGAEMECQVSALRTQGGGMLLAEIGLPPGAEVDRSSLEAAIQSRQAHLYRYDIQPDRVVLYLWPYREQAFVRFTFHARFGMEAKTPPSVLYDYYNPEAMAEVPPTRFQIR
- a CDS encoding Gfo/Idh/MocA family oxidoreductase — translated: MKSLTQPSRRTLLKEALGASVAPVIVPFAVFGQSSPGNKVTLAVIGTGNNGYGMLEEFLKDERVQVVAVCDVNKEGPGYWDGSVRGWAPAKRLVEEKTAKKGCTALTDYRDILRRADIDAVCISVPDHWHARIAIDAARAGKQIFCQKPLSLTVHEGRLMANEAQKAGVVWQTGSQQRSDPSFRRACELVRNGRIGKIHTVRVGLPGGCPDFGKVSNQTATVPVPEGFDYPFWLGAAPEVPYCPARVGVNFRWNFDYSGGQLTDWGAHHIDIAQWGLGMDYSGPVAIRNPRAVFAQHPVYNTATEFHFEAVYENGVKLIVSDKEKRGITFEGSGGWVWGDRGKHQASTQEIYSSPIGERELHLYESGNHNRNFIDCILSRRPTAAPVEVAHRSVTIAHLGNIALRTGRSLLWNPRTEQILDDPGANDMLDRPHRAPWTL